The Candidatus Cloacimonadaceae bacterium DNA window GACCTGGCATTGATCGCCTTGATCGATATCTGCGATCTGATGGACAAGATATTTTCCAAAGAAGAACTTCACGCTCGTGCCGAACGCATAGAAATCCTAAGAAATCTTGATTATATCGGTCACGCCGTCCACAAGATCCTAAACGATGTGCAGATAATGATTGCCTCGGCTTTCGTCACCTGAACATGTCAATTTGACGCAGCACCGTAGCCTCACTGCCTCGAGTGATCAGCAGTCACGACAGTCGAGACGGCTGTCATTATGCTTTCGTGTGACGAAGGCTATTTCAGCATTTCAGTCTCGTACATCTCCCCCGGTTTCATCAGCCGGATTGAGTGAGGAACGAGCTCATACAACGCGTAACCTTCATCCGCAGCCTCCGGAAAATAATCATAGACGAAATCGGAGAAATCGGCGATAGTCTTTTTCAAAGCGAGGTCGGTAATCAGGACAGCTTTGGCGGAGATGCGAATATATCCTGAATTCTGCTCTTTCTTGATGTGCAAGAGAGCTTCACAAAGCGGGTTTGACGCAAGTTGGGCGGATTTGGCATCAGTGGTTCCCGTGGCGATCCAAAGCTTGTCCTCAAGGTGCATCAGCGTCATGGGACGTAGGCGGGGTTGACCATTATCACAAGTGGCAAGGTCGGCAGCCATCT harbors:
- a CDS encoding pyridoxamine 5'-phosphate oxidase family protein, translated to MLESIKEYLKDKMAADLATCDNGQPRLRPMTLMHLEDKLWIATGTTDAKSAQLASNPLCEALLHIKKEQNSGYIRISAKAVLITDLALKKTIADFSDFVYDYFPEAADEGYALYELVPHSIRLMKPGEMYETEMLK